Genomic window (Cardiocondyla obscurior isolate alpha-2009 linkage group LG21, Cobs3.1, whole genome shotgun sequence):
CAATCATCAATATACTGTTATATTAATCTTAccgcaattttattattttatttttataattatttctcattgatattttatgcattattttcgtaatatattaatatcatataaCAAACCCCAATACGTTACCTGAGAGCATAGCAGTAATGCTAAGTATTTCATTACTGCAATTATGATTGCAAGAAGCTATTAGCATTTTCGCTAACTGAGGATCCAATGGAAATTCTGCCATTACCGCGCCAAGATCCGTCAAATTCCCATCGTCATCGAGAGCTGCCAAATAATTTAGAAGTTCTAAAGCTCTCATAAGAGTTTCGGGGGCGGGTGGATCCATGAAATCGAAATGTACCTGTTGTATTTAACATGTAATTAAGTTATTACTTTTACCATTAATAAgcaaatttattcttatttaatattataatatacgcACTAGATCATCAATGCCAAGCTTTTTCAGTTGCAGAACAACGCTTCCAAGATTAGATCGCAAAATTTCAGGATATGTGTTATCCTGCATCTCGTTTTTGTACGCCTTTTCCGTGTACAATCTAAAACACTTCCCTGGCCTTGTTCTGCCGGCACGACCAGCTCTCTGTTGCGCGGAAGCTTTGCTAATAGGTGATACTAAAAGAGATTCGACACGAATTCTTGGATTGTATacctgttattaaaaaaaaaaaaaaaaaaaaatagaaataatcaatttataattaaaaaagttttttaaatttaaatttaatttaaaacagtgctcggaataaaatgtacatttattcCGAGCACTGATTTAAAACGTTGCAATTACTTTTTGCTTGGCAAAACCAGGATCTATGACAAAAACGACTCCATCAATAGTCAACGATGTTTCTGCGATATTAGTCGAAACGACAACTTTACGACCGATAGCTCCATTCGATTTAGCAGGTGGAGCAGGTTCAAATATTCTTTGCTGAAGATTCGGCGGCAGTGTCGAATACAATggtatacattttaattcacCAACTTCAGGTCCTAAATTGTCCATTTCCCTTTTAATTCTCTTGCAAGCTTCTTCAATTTCCTCTTGACCcgttaaaaacaataaaagatCCCCGGGACTTTCTTCACACATCTGTATCTGAATTACAGTTCTAATTGCCGCTTCCAGATAGTCCCTTTCCGGTTCCGGAGTATAATATATCTCGACTGGATGCGTTCTTCCAGGTACATTCATAAGCGGGGCATTGTCAAAATATTGCTGAAACTTTCCAGCATCCAAGGTAGCACTCATAATCACAAGTTTCAAATCTGGTCTCTGCTTAATCACCTCTTTTAAAACACCCATCAGCAAATCAGTAGCTAACGTTCTTTCATGAGCTTCGTCAAGCAGAATGACTTGATAAGCATCCAACATAGGATCAGACATACCCTCCCGAAGTAACATACCATCGGTCATGTATTTTAGTACAGTTCTTGGTGAACTGCAATCTTCAAAACGGATACTATATCCTACTTCTTGACCTGTAATCAAAcgttaatttatgttttatttaattaatgtttaattatttaattaatgtttaattatttaattaatgttaatttacttttaaaaaaatagcggtTTTACTATGAAACACCTAATATATATACCTAAAGCAACATCCATCTCTTCTGAAACTCTTTGAGCAACACTCATAGCTGCCACTCTTCTAGGTTGCGTACAGGCAACTCCTTTGTTTCCAATACTTCTTGAATATTCCACACACCATTGAGGTATCTGTGTAGTTTTGCCAGATCCTGTTTCTCCAACAAGAACAATGCACTGATGCTGAGACAGCAACCTCATAAAATCAGTACGATATTCAAATACAGGTaaagttattctttttttataaagttcaTAGTATTTTGGGGTATATGGCAGCATGTTATATGGATTAAACTGCACTTGGCTCTTTGCAGTTGCAGATCCTTGAGTTGTTGCATTGTTGGAAACCGAGCTGTctctgcaaaataattattatgtagcatttctttttatcttaccAATCTATATATGCAACAAGCGGTATAATAGTTAATACagtgaaaaatagaaatctaTGTAAATCACGAAGTAGACTCGAGATATTAAAGCACACACCTGACGCGTgcaaacataataaatttacggCGGTGCGTGCGAAGAAGCATATTTGGGAAATAACATGCGGGAAAGAGGATAAATAAGCAGAaatatagatttatatttttattataatatagaaCGGGTCGAGCAAGAGAACCGTTACAAAGCGTAGCGACAAAAATTTCCCTTGCAACCGGAAGTGAAGACAGTCGAAATAACGAAGCGTGACACGTCCGAGGCTTGCCATCCGTAGGCGATGTCCAAGGATCGCAGACACGTGCCAAGAAGTTAAAACGCGCGTGTATACGTTCGCGATCGCACGTGATAAAAATCTGCACGGTCTGATATGGTCCCGCGACATTGCACATGGCAGAGGAGGACGATCACCGCGGACTCGCGGTCAAGCATCGATTGCAGGCGGTAACACGTTCGTGCACTCACGTGGATTTCCGTTTGACATAAGGATCCATGACTTCGATCCTGCGCTTCGACATAGCGTCTCCGTCGCTCCAAGCGCGGTCAAGCAGAAGCCAAAATTGTTTACGAAATTTCGGACGAGGCGTCAATCAAGATGGCAAGGCAGGCAAGCAGGCGCCAGCAGCGGCTTGGCTTGGAGCTTCCTGCCTTCGCGATGTTGGCAAGCGACAGCAGATGGAGTTGGCAATCGCTATAACGTAGAGGAAGCAAGAATAAATGACAATGACGCGCGGCGCCGAGTATCCGAAAACGCTCGAGAAATATGAGGAATACAGAAGTAAGGTAGTGGTGTGGAGTGAGCCACGTTTGCCGCCAATCCCGTAGGAACGCCTCTTTCGTAATGGCCGCTACGATACGAAGTTGACGAGAACGGCGCTCGTCTACTAGAGTGTGTTCATAAAGCGACTCTACTCGAACACCCTCCGGATGAACCAATcaaatggaattttattttaattccgaaaaaatttattacgagcGGCCAGTTGGATTAGACTGGCGCTCTTCAAAAAACATCGTATAGCGTTAGAGTTGAACGAATCCTAAAAGTTAAAATGACATCGAGGGAAACCAACGATCCAGCTGACGTGTTTTCTGACTTGAGGGTCTCTACATACGCCCCTCGTAGGGCGCTATCTTCCGTTTCCCTGACTCGCCGTGACATCGATCGCAAAGGAGAATGGCGGAGGCACCGCGCGTGAAAGAGTTGATCGACTTTGACGCTGTCGCCACCTTCCGGGCTCAGGAGTTTTCGGCGACGCTCGGTCATCTCCGGCCGACGATTGCCGAGTGCACATTACTATTTTCAGACACGCAGAGGCACTTCTTGACggattttcaataaaataaggAGGGCGGCGGTGCGCGGCGCGATTGCGAGCTCGAGATCTGCTTCCCTGGGGTTTAATCTCCTTTCGACGCGTAGCGGTTCGCCTCGCGGTGCCGCGGAAACGCGGTGCGGAATACGTGCGAAGGAAGGCCCTCCCCTCGGGACTCGGGAGTTTAGGAGCGGCACGGTTTTCGTcgcggcggtggtggtggtggtagGAGCGTTGCGGACTCGGAAGATTTGGAGGCCAGGGCGGCGGAGTGGTGTATATATTAGGCGACACGCAAGACGAGGTCGAGAGCGGCGCCGAGGCGGAGTATTGGGACCGCGGCGAGAGAGGAGAGCAGCAGAGAACGAACGGGGCACGCGAGAGGGCGATGTCGGGTCACGTTCCGGCGGCACTCGACGGCTGACGTTGCAGCACCGCGTTCGCCCCGCCGGAAAATGAGAGATAGACCTCCACGTCGCAGCGAGCAGCTGATGGCGGCCGTGCCCGGTGCTACCGAGTGCTGTTCCTAACATACACGTCTACCCCCCGAGAACGTCGCCGTAGTCGGTCGGCGGACGGGCGTACGAGGTGAGGCGGGGGTGAAGCGGGCGAGAGGAGGAAGCGGGAGTTGGTGGCGTTCCTTCGGCGGTCGAAGCCAGCGGCAGCAGCGTCGACGGCGAACGCGAGCCGCCGCCGTCTCTCTTTCCGTCGACTCGATCGCgcggcctggcctggcctggcccggCCCAGTCGATTTATCGTGTGTACGGTGCGTGTGCGCGCGGCCACATTACTCTCGCGCGGCCATACTTTTCGTGACGGGAACGTGCGCGCCGCTGAATCGGCCAGCTATACGCGCAAGTCGTTCTATTTCGTAACGGTgcctcttctctttccctcttcgGCCACCGGCGGCTCGGAGACCGCGCGCGGCAGCACGGTGCCTGCCTgcttgcctgcctgcctgcgtgcgtgcgcgcgcgtgccaacgggcgagcgagcgagcgagcgagcgaacgagcgaacGAGGGAGTGAACGGGCGACACGCTACGTCGTCCGAGAAGAACCGAAACGGGATCGGCGACTGCGGACAGCGGCGCCGGCGGTAGTCGTCCTCGTCGATCGAAGCCACCCTACGGAGGGAACTTCCGCCGCGAAGAAGTCGAGGCGGGACCGAATCGGGAAAGGCAGCTGGCCGGAAGAGTGTCGCCGGTCGGTCGACGTTTCCCTACGTCGTACCGTGTGCGGTTTTACGGTGTAGGTGGGAGCACCTACGTTcgcggaaggaaggaagac
Coding sequences:
- the LOC139110744 gene encoding putative pre-mRNA-splicing factor ATP-dependent RNA helicase PRP1, translating into MSKRRIEVMDPYVKRKSTDSSVSNNATTQGSATAKSQVQFNPYNMLPYTPKYYELYKKRITLPVFEYRTDFMRLLSQHQCIVLVGETGSGKTTQIPQWCVEYSRSIGNKGVACTQPRRVAAMSVAQRVSEEMDVALGQEVGYSIRFEDCSSPRTVLKYMTDGMLLREGMSDPMLDAYQVILLDEAHERTLATDLLMGVLKEVIKQRPDLKLVIMSATLDAGKFQQYFDNAPLMNVPGRTHPVEIYYTPEPERDYLEAAIRTVIQIQMCEESPGDLLLFLTGQEEIEEACKRIKREMDNLGPEVGELKCIPLYSTLPPNLQQRIFEPAPPAKSNGAIGRKVVVSTNIAETSLTIDGVVFVIDPGFAKQKVYNPRIRVESLLVSPISKASAQQRAGRAGRTRPGKCFRLYTEKAYKNEMQDNTYPEILRSNLGSVVLQLKKLGIDDLVHFDFMDPPAPETLMRALELLNYLAALDDDGNLTDLGAVMAEFPLDPQLAKMLIASCNHNCSNEILSITAMLSVPQCFVRPNESKKAADDAKMKFAHIDGDHLTLLNVYHSFKQHMDDVQWCYDNYVNYRSLKSGDNVRQQLSRIMDRFVLKRTSTDFNSKDYYINIRKALVNGFFMQVAHLERTGHYLTIKDNQVVQLHPSSCLDHKPEWVIYNEFVLTTKNYIRTVTDIKPDWLLMIAPQYYDLQNFPQCEAKRQLELTQAKLDSKQYQEGF